Proteins encoded together in one uncultured Desulfosarcina sp. window:
- a CDS encoding rhomboid family intramembrane serine protease, translated as MNNPVSSKRPLLCPRCRKLVSADESHCPYCGLTAPGSRWRHGLGTSLLMDGDRLVRAILVANIVLYLLTLMLSGRGMHLSANPLAFLAPTSNGLLALGATGTIPIDGYHRWWTLIAASYLHGGLLHILFNMLALRQIAPFIVQTYGTHRMLVLYTLTGAAGFLLSYLAGVRFTIGASAAICGLIGAALYYGKSRGGLYGQAVYRQVGGWALGIILFGFIVPGINNWAHGGGMAAGILLGLSLGYRERSRETAVHRWLGILCLYGTLFVLAWAVFGALVPG; from the coding sequence ATGAATAACCCCGTCTCATCCAAAAGACCGCTGCTGTGCCCCCGCTGCCGGAAGCTGGTCAGTGCCGACGAAAGCCACTGTCCCTATTGCGGATTGACCGCGCCGGGGTCCCGCTGGAGACACGGATTGGGGACATCCCTTCTGATGGACGGCGACCGCCTGGTCCGGGCCATCCTGGTCGCCAACATCGTATTGTACCTGCTCACCCTGATGCTGAGCGGCCGTGGCATGCACCTGAGCGCCAACCCCCTGGCATTTCTGGCCCCAACCTCCAACGGACTGTTGGCTCTGGGCGCCACCGGAACCATCCCCATCGACGGCTACCACCGCTGGTGGACACTGATTGCGGCCTCCTATCTCCATGGTGGTCTGCTGCACATCCTGTTCAACATGCTGGCCCTTCGCCAGATCGCTCCGTTTATCGTCCAGACCTACGGCACCCATCGCATGCTGGTCCTTTACACCCTCACCGGAGCAGCCGGATTCCTGCTTTCCTATCTGGCCGGGGTCCGCTTTACCATCGGAGCTTCGGCCGCCATATGCGGGCTCATAGGAGCGGCCCTGTACTACGGCAAAAGCCGCGGCGGTCTATATGGCCAGGCGGTCTACCGCCAGGTGGGCGGCTGGGCTTTGGGCATCATCCTTTTCGGTTTTATCGTTCCGGGAATCAATAACTGGGCCCACGGCGGCGGCATGGCGGCCGGCATCCTTCTGGGACTGTCCTTGGGGTATCGGGAGCGCAGCCGTGAAACCGCAGTTCACCGCTGGCTGGGCATCCTGTGTTTGTATGGCACCCTTTTCGTTCTGGCATGGGCTGTCTTTGGCGCTCTGGTTCCCGGGTAG
- a CDS encoding galactose-1-phosphate uridylyltransferase, with translation MGKNSVVDDWFAIETVRASLLEPSGESAERSIQIRKNPVTGRTSRIAFSRVNETETGTDSLPPPPPDAGQKERCPFCRPQVLARTPRLIPEIHPDGRMARGQSLLFPNLFPYGVWSAVSLFDGSHYVEIGTADEERYADCLVNCADYLRRVKRHDPSAVFMAITQNHLPSAGGSLVHPHLQVQADAVASNHHRFLADRALAHRRDTGRGLFDEYVDRETAAGERVIGHTGPWTWVAAFAPEGFFEIWALCPGKTSLLALEEDVWHHLAAGMIRIQKLYRSLHRNGYNFGLLSVERENSALELRAVMVVRSNYAPWVRSDHTGFEVMLGDMATFTAPEETARLARKFW, from the coding sequence GTGGGGAAAAACAGCGTTGTCGATGACTGGTTTGCCATTGAGACCGTTCGGGCCAGCCTTCTGGAGCCGTCCGGGGAATCTGCCGAACGCAGCATTCAAATCCGCAAAAATCCCGTCACCGGTCGAACCAGCCGTATCGCCTTCAGCCGGGTCAATGAAACCGAGACAGGGACGGATAGCCTGCCGCCTCCTCCACCGGATGCCGGTCAAAAGGAGCGCTGTCCTTTTTGCCGGCCACAGGTGCTGGCGCGCACCCCACGGTTGATCCCCGAGATTCACCCGGACGGACGGATGGCTCGAGGGCAATCCCTGCTGTTTCCCAACCTGTTTCCCTACGGGGTCTGGTCGGCGGTCAGCCTGTTCGACGGCAGCCATTATGTGGAGATCGGTACGGCCGACGAAGAGCGCTATGCGGATTGTCTGGTCAACTGCGCCGATTATTTGAGGCGGGTCAAGCGGCATGATCCGTCGGCGGTTTTCATGGCCATCACCCAGAACCATTTGCCGTCGGCCGGAGGCTCTCTGGTCCATCCCCACCTCCAGGTGCAGGCCGACGCCGTGGCTTCCAACCACCACCGGTTCCTGGCTGACCGTGCTCTTGCCCATCGCCGGGATACCGGGCGGGGACTGTTCGACGAGTATGTCGATCGGGAGACGGCTGCCGGCGAGCGCGTGATCGGCCATACCGGTCCCTGGACCTGGGTGGCCGCCTTCGCGCCCGAGGGATTCTTCGAAATCTGGGCTCTCTGCCCCGGAAAAACATCCCTGCTGGCCCTTGAGGAGGACGTCTGGCACCACCTGGCGGCCGGAATGATACGGATTCAAAAACTTTATCGCAGCCTGCACCGCAACGGGTACAACTTCGGTCTATTGAGCGTGGAGCGGGAAAACAGCGCCCTGGAACTCAGGGCCGTGATGGTGGTGCGGTCCAATTATGCTCCATGGGTGAGAAGCGATCACACCGGTTTCGAGGTGATGCTGGGGGACATGGCCACTTTCACGGCTCCGGAAGAAACCGCACGGCTGGCCCGGAAATTCTGGTAG
- a CDS encoding AF1514 family protein encodes MAKAPLKYQLINPLKIRSEQSDIDFTAARSMADEKVKALCPAPKLVSWYDATTGESHPKAECAGAGKPGWLNYAESCRCDTTVDINDEQYVFIYLTQP; translated from the coding sequence TTGGCAAAAGCACCCCTGAAATACCAGTTGATCAATCCACTTAAAATCAGGAGCGAGCAGTCGGACATCGATTTTACCGCAGCCCGGTCCATGGCCGATGAAAAGGTGAAAGCCCTTTGCCCGGCTCCCAAACTGGTTTCCTGGTACGACGCCACCACCGGCGAATCGCACCCCAAGGCCGAATGTGCCGGTGCCGGCAAACCGGGCTGGCTCAACTACGCTGAATCCTGCAGATGCGACACCACTGTCGACATCAATGACGAACAATACGTTTTTATTTACCTGACGCAACCATAA
- a CDS encoding (Fe-S)-binding protein, which produces MEHEEILHRCFRCGFCKLPSDYGSLTCPSYLKYRFESFSPGGRMWLIRAWLSGQVPTDARLQEIFFSCATCGNCVEHCIFDKFRESILEAFIAAKAKMVDQGTVPPPVRDYLTRLLEHGNPYKIPRKKRGDWAAELGVRPYTADTEYLFYVGDVGSFDHRGMEIARSVAGLLQKIGVSFGILGPGEGPDGNDARALGEFALFEHLARRNIKAFQQAGVERIVTLSPHSYNAFKNLYPQLDGHFSVRHYTHLLAEILPAEKLADKAASRSVRRVTFHDPCYLGRHNKDFDTARSILDRLPGIERVEMPRNRADSLCCGGGGGNFFTDLVCSGPDTSAAARVEEAADTDAQILVTACPICTVMLEDAVKARNLDQRLQVRELSELVAEAFEE; this is translated from the coding sequence ATGGAGCACGAGGAAATTCTTCACCGCTGTTTTCGTTGTGGATTCTGCAAGCTGCCCTCCGATTACGGAAGCCTCACCTGCCCTTCTTATCTTAAATACCGCTTTGAATCCTTTTCTCCCGGCGGCCGGATGTGGCTGATCCGCGCCTGGCTTTCCGGCCAGGTCCCGACCGATGCGCGCCTGCAGGAAATTTTCTTCTCCTGCGCCACGTGCGGCAACTGCGTCGAACACTGCATTTTCGACAAGTTCAGGGAGTCGATCCTCGAGGCGTTCATCGCGGCCAAGGCAAAAATGGTCGATCAGGGCACCGTGCCGCCGCCGGTACGCGACTACCTCACCCGCCTGCTGGAGCACGGCAACCCCTACAAAATACCCCGGAAAAAGCGGGGCGACTGGGCCGCGGAACTGGGCGTCAGGCCTTACACGGCCGACACGGAGTACCTTTTTTACGTCGGTGATGTGGGATCGTTCGACCACCGGGGGATGGAAATCGCCCGCTCGGTGGCCGGACTACTGCAAAAAATCGGCGTTTCCTTCGGCATCCTGGGTCCCGGGGAAGGCCCGGACGGAAACGATGCCCGGGCTCTTGGAGAGTTCGCGCTGTTCGAACACCTGGCCAGACGCAACATCAAGGCCTTCCAGCAGGCCGGTGTGGAAAGGATCGTCACCCTTTCGCCCCACAGTTACAACGCCTTTAAGAATCTTTACCCGCAGTTGGACGGGCATTTCAGCGTGCGCCACTACACGCACCTGCTCGCCGAGATACTGCCGGCCGAAAAACTTGCCGACAAGGCGGCTTCCCGGAGCGTGCGCAGGGTGACCTTTCACGATCCGTGCTACCTGGGCCGGCACAACAAGGACTTCGACACGGCGCGCAGCATCCTCGACCGCCTGCCCGGCATCGAGCGGGTGGAGATGCCGCGCAACCGGGCCGACAGCCTCTGCTGCGGCGGCGGTGGCGGCAATTTCTTCACCGACCTGGTTTGCAGCGGGCCCGACACCTCGGCCGCCGCACGCGTCGAGGAGGCCGCGGACACCGATGCGCAGATTCTCGTCACCGCCTGCCCGATCTGCACGGTGATGCTCGAAGATGCCGTCAAGGCCCGGAACCTCGATCAGCGCCTCCAGGTGCGCGAACTGTCGGAGTTGGTGGCAGAAGCCTTTGAAGAATGA
- a CDS encoding FAD-binding oxidoreductase codes for MPIHDALVDIVGADRVTNNPAELFVYSRDSGAQPPGRADFVVLPKTAAEISKILRLANREKIPVTPVGAGLTLSGIVVPERGGIVLDMKRMDRILEVDELNRYVVIEAGVSQGALQAYLKKNHPRFQHSTPEAPPTATVTANALIHGHGHISPRYGINSDMIAGMEVVLPSGEITRIGACALKGKWFSRGPLPDLAGLFVGWYGTTGIVTRISLKLFPKAAFRQVIVFQTDDIDLLPEAIAEIMYLDMAEDFFLIMQEKPDWMNHAFLVVILSGHFEEELEFKKTAYKRLFSDFKGGDCISFVSDLHPALEKRFLDVPPLAALAADFRKGGGFQYTGAILSVDQVPAAWRKGIEIAHRYGMVCSYVHQVLMGNSIMFGFNYSFNRADEADIEKARRALEESNRATLDLGGMIWKGEKSAQQMVLAKMEPNTAALIRRVQEFLDPNRIMNPGKWEV; via the coding sequence ATGCCTATACACGATGCACTAGTTGATATCGTGGGAGCGGACCGGGTAACGAACAACCCGGCGGAGCTGTTTGTCTATTCGCGGGATTCCGGGGCCCAGCCTCCGGGACGGGCCGATTTTGTCGTCCTGCCGAAAACAGCGGCGGAAATCAGTAAGATCCTGCGGTTGGCCAACCGCGAGAAAATTCCTGTCACACCGGTGGGCGCTGGCCTGACCCTTTCCGGGATCGTGGTGCCGGAGCGCGGGGGGATCGTGCTGGACATGAAACGAATGGACCGCATCCTGGAAGTTGATGAACTCAACCGCTATGTGGTCATCGAAGCCGGAGTCTCCCAGGGGGCCCTGCAGGCGTACCTGAAAAAGAACCATCCGCGCTTTCAGCACTCCACTCCGGAGGCGCCGCCCACCGCCACGGTGACGGCCAATGCCCTGATCCACGGCCACGGCCACATCTCGCCGCGCTACGGAATCAACTCGGACATGATCGCCGGCATGGAAGTGGTGCTGCCCAGCGGAGAGATCACCCGAATCGGCGCCTGCGCCCTCAAGGGAAAATGGTTTTCCCGGGGACCGCTTCCGGACTTGGCCGGCCTGTTCGTCGGCTGGTACGGCACTACCGGCATCGTGACCCGAATTTCCCTGAAACTGTTTCCCAAGGCCGCTTTCCGCCAGGTCATCGTCTTTCAAACCGACGACATCGATCTGCTGCCCGAAGCCATTGCCGAAATCATGTACCTGGACATGGCGGAGGACTTTTTCCTCATCATGCAGGAAAAGCCGGACTGGATGAACCACGCCTTTCTCGTGGTGATCCTTTCGGGTCATTTCGAGGAGGAACTGGAATTCAAGAAAACGGCCTACAAGCGCCTGTTTTCCGATTTCAAGGGGGGCGATTGCATCTCGTTTGTCTCCGACCTTCACCCGGCCCTGGAAAAGCGCTTTTTGGATGTGCCGCCCCTGGCCGCCCTGGCCGCCGATTTCCGCAAGGGCGGCGGGTTCCAGTACACCGGAGCCATCCTGTCCGTCGACCAGGTGCCGGCCGCCTGGCGCAAAGGCATCGAGATCGCCCATCGGTACGGCATGGTCTGCTCCTATGTGCACCAGGTGCTCATGGGCAACAGCATCATGTTCGGGTTCAACTACTCCTTCAACCGCGCGGATGAAGCGGACATCGAGAAAGCCCGCAGGGCGCTGGAGGAATCCAACCGGGCCACCCTCGATCTCGGCGGCATGATCTGGAAGGGGGAGAAATCGGCCCAGCAGATGGTGCTGGCAAAAATGGAGCCCAACACCGCCGCCCTCATCCGGCGCGTCCAGGAATTCCTCGATCCCAACCGGATCATGAACCCGGGCAAATGGGAAGTTTAA
- a CDS encoding universal stress protein, which yields MTKPLILLPVDGSEHALRAAEYSVKIASMMNARLLLLLCHRPFPVKLGEPYFQKAIDKIMQQSSERLAPFRSLLDDKGADYTELILEGPAGEKICEVARIEKSEMIVMGSRGRSDLTGLFLGSVAHRVLHQSPCPVLIVR from the coding sequence ATGACAAAGCCGCTTATCCTTCTACCGGTCGACGGATCGGAACACGCCTTGCGGGCGGCCGAGTATTCCGTCAAGATCGCCAGCATGATGAATGCCCGCCTGCTCCTGCTTCTTTGCCACCGTCCCTTTCCGGTGAAACTGGGCGAGCCCTACTTTCAAAAGGCCATCGATAAAATCATGCAGCAGTCCTCCGAACGGTTGGCGCCTTTCCGCTCGTTGCTGGACGACAAAGGGGCCGATTATACCGAACTGATCCTGGAGGGACCCGCGGGAGAAAAAATCTGTGAAGTGGCCCGCATCGAAAAGAGCGAAATGATCGTTATGGGGTCCCGGGGCCGATCGGACCTTACCGGGCTTTTCTTGGGCAGTGTGGCCCACCGGGTGCTGCACCAGTCGCCCTGCCCGGTTCTCATTGTCCGATGA
- a CDS encoding methyltransferase, with amino-acid sequence MFSLDEFHRTYETVVTPVTINSRALKIHTPKSIDRFFDSRGSTANFPLWAKIWEASTVLADYLARQPAHAHETLLEVGCGLGLVGIVAAKSGYRVTMTEIDPHALNFARANALINGCPEIVVERLDWNTPGLTGRFDMIVGSETVYKPEHIDSLETLFDRYLDPKGTIILSTEMRSTNDYFWRRMEPRYHIQARKLTLRSDQGKMHIALFRLRLKDHH; translated from the coding sequence ATGTTCTCCCTGGACGAATTTCACCGCACCTACGAAACCGTGGTCACTCCGGTAACGATCAACAGCCGCGCCCTGAAGATCCATACGCCGAAATCCATCGACCGGTTTTTCGATTCAAGAGGTTCCACGGCCAATTTTCCCCTGTGGGCCAAAATCTGGGAGGCATCCACGGTCCTGGCCGATTATCTGGCCCGACAGCCGGCTCACGCCCATGAGACCCTCTTGGAAGTCGGCTGCGGGTTGGGTCTGGTGGGCATCGTCGCCGCCAAGTCCGGCTACCGGGTTACCATGACCGAAATCGACCCCCATGCGCTCAACTTTGCACGGGCAAATGCTTTGATCAACGGCTGCCCGGAAATCGTTGTGGAACGCCTGGATTGGAACACCCCCGGCTTAACCGGGCGTTTTGACATGATCGTGGGTTCGGAAACCGTTTACAAGCCCGAACATATCGATAGCCTCGAAACCCTTTTCGACCGCTATCTCGATCCGAAGGGCACCATTATCCTGTCAACGGAAATGCGCAGCACTAACGACTATTTCTGGCGCCGCATGGAGCCCCGCTACCACATTCAAGCCCGGAAGCTGACGTTGCGATCGGACCAGGGAAAAATGCACATCGCCCTGTTCCGTCTGAGGCTAAAGGACCATCACTGA
- a CDS encoding WYL domain-containing protein: MARGEQLTRQWKMIHTLLASRLGKSASELAEELECTRRTVYRDLEALQAGGFPIATETRDNRSYWTVLNDGRRQVPMAFSTAELMALYFGKEMLQTYRGTVFYDAIASLISKIKATLPPGYIDFLDRLQDRVDTGPAPRKDYTRSGPMITDLNTAILDEKKIDMDYFSMGRQAKTRRTVHPYGLRHVEDTLYLIGYCELRKQVRTFAVDRIESVTVTGEGFSMPDNFDLHGFLEDSFGIFQGPPETVKIRFSPAVAGYIRERIWHKSQQLTDADDGAVIFTATVAGIEEISRWVLRWGAEARVLGPPALRRIVGRHAAAMAEYYRQNPESDQESEG; encoded by the coding sequence ATGGCCAGAGGCGAACAGTTGACCCGTCAGTGGAAGATGATCCACACCCTGCTTGCATCCCGATTAGGAAAAAGCGCCTCCGAGCTTGCCGAGGAACTGGAATGCACCCGAAGAACGGTTTACCGGGACTTAGAAGCCCTGCAGGCCGGCGGATTTCCCATCGCCACCGAGACGCGGGACAACCGCAGCTACTGGACCGTTCTCAACGACGGACGCCGGCAGGTGCCCATGGCGTTCAGCACGGCCGAACTCATGGCCCTGTACTTCGGTAAAGAGATGCTGCAAACCTACCGGGGAACCGTTTTTTACGACGCCATCGCCTCCCTGATTTCCAAGATCAAAGCGACCCTGCCCCCCGGCTACATCGATTTTCTGGACCGTCTCCAGGACCGGGTGGACACGGGGCCGGCGCCCCGCAAGGACTACACCCGCTCCGGCCCCATGATCACCGACCTCAACACGGCGATCCTCGACGAGAAAAAAATCGACATGGACTACTTCTCCATGGGCCGCCAGGCAAAAACGCGCCGCACGGTCCACCCCTATGGCCTGCGCCATGTGGAAGACACCCTCTACCTGATCGGCTATTGCGAACTGCGCAAGCAGGTGCGCACCTTCGCCGTGGACCGCATCGAAAGCGTGACCGTAACCGGCGAGGGCTTTTCGATGCCCGATAATTTCGATCTGCACGGATTTCTGGAAGACAGCTTCGGCATCTTTCAGGGCCCGCCGGAAACGGTAAAAATCCGTTTCAGCCCGGCGGTGGCCGGCTATATTCGCGAACGCATCTGGCATAAAAGCCAGCAGTTGACTGATGCCGACGACGGCGCCGTAATCTTTACGGCCACCGTGGCCGGAATCGAGGAAATCAGCCGCTGGGTCCTGCGCTGGGGCGCCGAAGCCCGGGTGCTGGGTCCGCCGGCCCTGCGCCGCATCGTGGGCCGCCATGCAGCCGCCATGGCCGAGTATTACCGGCAAAATCCGGAGAGTGATCAAGAATCAGAAGGTTGA
- a CDS encoding amidohydrolase: protein MQDLKVALIQAELVWEDPVANLERFYERIARISEDVHLIVLPEMFSTGFSMQPAGLAQPMDGPAVAWMQERAHEFQADIAGSLMVEEQGRFYNRLVWARPDGSIAVYDKKHLFRYAGEDKVYTAGNQHLTVICQGWKIRPFVCYDLRFPIWTRNIDSAYDAAIFVANWPERRAPHWKALLKARAIENQCYVVGVNRVGIDGKGYRYSGESRIIDPQGRIVDSRSHAEAILTGVFSVAILEDYRRTFPAWMDADGEMVAGRTPAGGQRNK, encoded by the coding sequence ATGCAGGATCTCAAGGTTGCCCTGATACAGGCAGAACTGGTGTGGGAAGACCCCGTTGCCAACCTGGAACGTTTTTACGAACGCATCGCCAGGATTTCCGAGGATGTGCACCTCATCGTGCTGCCGGAGATGTTCTCGACGGGTTTCTCCATGCAGCCCGCCGGCCTGGCCCAACCCATGGACGGGCCGGCTGTCGCCTGGATGCAGGAGCGTGCGCACGAATTTCAGGCAGATATCGCCGGCAGCCTGATGGTTGAAGAGCAGGGGCGTTTTTACAACCGTCTCGTCTGGGCCAGGCCCGACGGCAGCATCGCCGTTTACGACAAAAAACACCTCTTTCGCTATGCCGGCGAGGATAAAGTATATACGGCCGGCAATCAGCACCTGACGGTGATCTGCCAGGGATGGAAAATCCGCCCTTTTGTCTGTTACGATCTTCGTTTTCCCATCTGGACCCGCAACATCGACAGCGCTTACGATGCGGCCATCTTCGTGGCCAACTGGCCCGAACGGCGCGCTCCGCACTGGAAGGCCCTGCTCAAGGCACGGGCCATCGAAAACCAGTGCTATGTGGTTGGCGTGAACCGGGTGGGTATTGACGGAAAAGGCTATCGCTACAGCGGCGAGAGCCGGATCATCGATCCCCAGGGACGAATCGTGGACAGTCGGAGCCATGCGGAAGCGATCCTTACAGGCGTATTTTCAGTTGCAATTCTGGAAGATTATCGAAGAACGTTTCCCGCCTGGATGGACGCCGATGGCGAGATGGTGGCGGGAAGAACGCCTGCCGGGGGTCAGCGGAACAAGTAA
- a CDS encoding PilZ domain-containing protein, with protein sequence MATTATKPAAEKENRVFINDKGQGTFICPACEKGVIRDLSQFSDVETAVRLKCKCSCGNVYRVLVERRRHFRKPVNLVGMFLYRSAQKGLTKGLIKVQDISQSGLRFSVNAAPEFEVGSKLTLEFTLDDEDRSQVQEDCIVRRIRSNLIGVEFDNLDHYGKLGRYLFR encoded by the coding sequence ATGGCAACAACGGCAACAAAACCAGCCGCGGAAAAAGAGAACCGGGTTTTTATCAATGATAAGGGGCAGGGGACGTTTATCTGTCCGGCCTGTGAAAAAGGTGTCATCCGCGATCTTAGCCAGTTCAGCGATGTCGAGACTGCGGTACGACTCAAATGCAAGTGCAGTTGCGGGAACGTCTACCGGGTGTTGGTGGAGCGCCGGCGGCATTTCCGCAAACCGGTCAATCTGGTGGGCATGTTTTTATACCGGAGCGCCCAAAAGGGCCTTACCAAAGGACTGATCAAGGTCCAGGACATTTCCCAGTCCGGACTCCGCTTTTCGGTCAATGCCGCACCCGAATTCGAGGTGGGCAGCAAATTGACCCTGGAATTCACCCTGGACGACGAGGATCGCAGCCAGGTGCAGGAGGATTGCATTGTAAGGCGAATTCGTTCCAATTTGATCGGTGTGGAATTCGATAATCTGGACCATTACGGCAAATTGGGTCGTTACTTGTTCCGCTGA
- the rnhA gene encoding ribonuclease HI: MAKKKYYAVAAGRKPGIYTDWFGPDGAQVQVLGFQGAIYKGFATRQEAQAFMDSGRSTAKRSAGGNRPKKARSAAASPPFADDRIVIYTDGSSLGNPGPGGYGVVIPSDNGDRELSGGFRRTTNNRMELLACIVGLEQFRSPTAVALYSDSRYVVDGITKGWAKSWRRNGWRKSNGSPALNPDLWERLLTLCERHDVRFVWVKGHAGNPGNERCDQLATQAAAGSGLPADKGYEGGGRSKPPSD, encoded by the coding sequence ATGGCCAAAAAAAAATATTACGCGGTTGCCGCCGGCAGAAAGCCGGGCATTTACACCGATTGGTTTGGTCCCGACGGGGCCCAGGTCCAGGTGCTCGGATTCCAGGGAGCGATCTACAAAGGGTTTGCCACACGCCAGGAGGCCCAGGCATTTATGGACTCAGGACGTTCGACCGCCAAGCGCAGTGCGGGTGGAAACCGTCCAAAAAAAGCACGATCGGCAGCTGCTTCGCCACCGTTCGCTGACGACCGAATCGTCATCTACACCGACGGGTCCAGCCTGGGGAATCCCGGTCCCGGCGGATATGGCGTGGTCATCCCTTCCGACAATGGCGACCGGGAACTGTCCGGCGGTTTTCGCAGAACCACCAACAATCGCATGGAACTTCTGGCCTGCATCGTCGGCCTCGAACAGTTCCGCTCGCCGACCGCCGTAGCCCTTTATAGCGATTCCCGGTACGTGGTGGACGGGATCACCAAGGGCTGGGCCAAGAGCTGGCGGCGCAACGGCTGGCGCAAGAGCAACGGCTCGCCAGCCCTGAATCCCGACCTGTGGGAGCGATTGCTGACCCTTTGCGAACGGCATGACGTGCGGTTCGTCTGGGTCAAGGGGCACGCCGGCAATCCCGGCAACGAGCGCTGCGACCAACTCGCTACGCAGGCTGCAGCCGGCTCCGGCTTGCCCGCGGACAAGGGGTACGAAGGCGGGGGGCGGTCCAAACCGCCGTCCGATTAA
- a CDS encoding EamA family transporter, with protein MNETAIFLVLLSAVMHAFRNFLTKKALDKQSFIWWYEVFGLIFFTPVFVWALVSQGLDALIFSKMILISGVLHFLYWVFLAKSLENGDLSLVYPIMRSSPALVLVFSIAVLGERVSTSGIIGILLVAIGVYTIGMKRFSLAELTRPMRAVRSDRATRFALLTLVMVAAYSLADKIAVSEMHPVVFAYLYPWVSMTLFSLYLGNTKGAGGAFIREWVFNKTGILFCGVLSIFGYFLILAAFTLERVSYIVGLRQLSIVFAVLLGGHFLKEANRLVRIVSSVVIFLGAYLIAIAD; from the coding sequence ATGAACGAAACCGCAATTTTTCTGGTGCTTCTGTCCGCAGTGATGCATGCTTTTCGAAATTTTCTCACCAAGAAGGCCCTCGACAAGCAGTCCTTCATCTGGTGGTATGAAGTTTTCGGACTGATCTTTTTTACGCCGGTTTTTGTTTGGGCCCTTGTGAGCCAGGGTTTGGATGCCCTGATCTTCTCGAAGATGATTCTCATTTCCGGGGTGCTGCACTTTTTATACTGGGTGTTTTTGGCCAAATCCCTGGAAAATGGTGACCTCTCCCTGGTTTATCCCATCATGCGGTCTTCACCGGCGCTGGTTTTGGTGTTCTCCATCGCCGTTCTTGGCGAGCGGGTCAGTACGTCCGGGATTATCGGGATCCTGCTGGTGGCCATCGGGGTTTACACCATCGGAATGAAGCGGTTTTCCCTGGCGGAATTGACCCGGCCGATGCGGGCCGTCCGGTCCGACCGCGCCACCCGGTTCGCATTGTTGACCCTGGTAATGGTGGCCGCCTATTCGTTGGCCGACAAGATCGCGGTGTCAGAAATGCACCCCGTCGTTTTCGCCTATCTGTACCCCTGGGTGAGCATGACCCTTTTTTCCCTGTACCTCGGAAATACAAAAGGGGCAGGCGGAGCGTTCATTCGGGAATGGGTTTTTAATAAGACGGGGATTCTGTTTTGCGGTGTGCTTTCGATCTTCGGATACTTTCTTATCCTGGCCGCCTTTACTCTCGAGCGGGTAAGCTACATCGTCGGTCTTCGGCAACTGAGCATCGTGTTCGCCGTACTTCTGGGTGGGCACTTTTTAAAGGAAGCGAACCGCCTCGTGCGGATCGTTTCCTCGGTCGTGATCTTTTTGGGTGCCTACCTGATTGCAATCGCCGATTGA